A region from the Hydra vulgaris chromosome 10, alternate assembly HydraT2T_AEP genome encodes:
- the LOC100205931 gene encoding short/branched chain specific acyl-CoA dehydrogenase, mitochondrial isoform X2, which produces MQNYLLSISKHGMKKSLFKHLIQCLRHESTRPPLTVLSTEESMFQESTRKFALEKVKPLVKEMDEKSALDSNIIKGLFEQGFMGMEIPEKYGGSGSSFMSMITVIEELARVDPSVSIICDVQNTLVNALLIQLANEDQKKEYLPKLATSMVGCFNLSEAGSGSDAFAMKATAKQVGDDYIINANKLWISNAEHAGLFLVFANAKPDLLNTNPNKAYKGITCFLVPKDTKGLVVGKKEDKLGIRASSTCPVDYTDVRVPKSSILGELGLGYKYAIECLNIGRIGIGAQMIGLAQGAMDIAVPYTKERQQFNKKIFDFQGLQHQISDVATKLEAARLLVYNAARLKEANKDFVMQAAMAKYYSSEVATLATSKCIEWMGGVGFSKEYPIEKFYRDCKIGCIYEGTSNIQLNTIAKLLPY; this is translated from the exons ATGCAAAATTATTTGCTCTCAATTTCAAag CATGGAATgaagaaaagtttgtttaaacaCCTAATTCAATGTTTGCGTCATGAATCAACGAGACCTCCACTTACAGTATTGTCTACAGAAGAAAGTATGTTTCAAGAATCTA ctcGAAAATTTGCTTTAGAGAAAGTAAAACCCTTAGTTAAAGAAATGGATGAAAAGTCAGCTTTGGattctaatattattaaaggttTATTTGAACAAGGG ttcatggGAATGGAAATTCCAGAAAAGTATGGTGGTAGTGGTTCTTCTTTTATGTCTATGATTACTGTCATTGAAGAGTTAGCTCGAGTCGATCCATCTGTCAGTATTATATGTGATGTACAAAACACACTAGTAAATGCTCTGCTTATACAATTAGCAAATGAAgatcaaaaaaaagaatatctACCAAAACTAGCCACTTCAATG gttgGTTGTTTTAACTTATCTGAGGCTGGATCTGGTAGTGATGCATTTGCAATGAAAGCAACAGCAAAGCAAGTTGGAGATGACTACATTATAAATGCAAACAAACTTTGGATCTCAAATGCGGAGCATGctggtttatttttagtttttgctaaTGCTAAACCAGACCTATTAAATACAAATccaaataaa GCGTATAAAGGAATTACTTGCTTTTTGGTACCTAAAGACACTAAGGGTCTAGTTGTTGGTAAAAAGGAAGACAAA ctTGGTATAAGAGCTTCTAGCACATGTCCAGTTGATTATACAGATGTTAGG gTTCCTAAAAGTAGCATTCTAGGTGAGCTTGGGTTGGGTTACAAATATGCTATTGAATGCTTAAATATTGGTAGAATTGGCATCGGAGCTCAG ATGATTGGATTGGCACAAGGAGCAATGGATATAGCAGTTCCTTATACAAAAGAGAGACaacaattcaacaaaaaaatatttgattttcaa GGCTTGCAACACCAAATATCTGATGTTGCTACAAAACTAGAGGCTGCAAGACTACTTGTTTACAATGCTGCGCGTTTGAAAGAAGCAAATAAGGACTTTGTTATGCAAGCAGCTATGGCTAAATACTATTCTTCTGag GTTGCGACTTTAGCTACAAGTAAATGCATTGAATGGATGGGTGGTGTTGGATTTTCTAAAGAGTATCCAATAGAAAAGTTTTATAGAGACTGTAAAATAG gttGCATATACGAAGGAACTAGCAATATTCAGCTTAACACTATTGCTAAACTATTACCATATTAA